Below is a genomic region from Castanea sativa cultivar Marrone di Chiusa Pesio chromosome 2, ASM4071231v1.
ACCCAGGTTCCTTTGTAACCTCTTGCTCGGGGTTCTATTCCCCTCACttacctagcaaaaaaaaaaaagacgctAGAAATAGACTAGGATGATTATTAATAGAGTATTGAAATATTAGATCAAGTTTAATTTGGTTAATCAACtattaatttatcaaattagTTCATCAACTACTGGTACGCTactctctcacaaaaaaaaaaaaaaaaaactactggtACGCTAAAGATTAAGGGGGAAGTAACTCCCATTACATTAGCCTCAAGTTAGCTTATAACAAAGCCAACAGATcaaaaaacaatcaaaacataaccaaaaaaataaacaaaagtagTCCCAACTAGCTAAACAAGTATATGCAATCAGACAAAAAGGTATTGTATTTGTGAGTGCAAACAGTGAGTGAACTGCATTGGTTAAGCAGGTCAAGGACAATGTAAGCATCGATCTCTCAACAATCAAAGTTTTTTATTCGTAATTAATGGGCTTGGTTTACTCCATCTCAAATTCTCCAGAATTCAACTTTAAGCGGTTTTGGACAATTCTTATGTTTCTAGAGAAACCCATTGAATTTTGATCCATATTTCCTCGTAATCTTGACTCTTGACTCAACCCGCCTGTACCGATTAATCTTGGACGACCCCCAGCCAAACCGTATGTGTTTAGCTTGAAAAAATCACGAAGTGATTGATGGTTGCCATCTGTTGGGTAATTTAGACCCTGATTGTCTATTACGTAGCAGATTTTGTTAATTAAGTCCAAGTCCGACAATGCCAGATTAATCAAATTCATTTAACCAATGGAAAGAGATTAAATATATGGCATAGGGCATCACCAATTGCAATTCAATCAAACATAGAAAAGAGAATAGTGATACAGTGACAAAGTGGAAATCATGGGAAAAACAAAGGGATGAGCAATCTACTATAGTAAGGGAAGTTCACCGTCCAAGTAAAGCCTTTATCTAGGCTCTACAACTAGAAAATCgacttacagtagaaacctaCTATTACTTCATAATTTATGAACTCTTCAACTATATGGATGCTCCACAAATGACAGACCCGCTATCACGGCCGGAACTTCTATTTCACTCCAAGAACCTTTTGAAACTTCATTCCACAAAATTAACACTGGGATGTTGTGAATTTCAATTTTACTGCTTGAACACTTGCAATAATTATCTTAAAGATCTCTCAATTTGAACTCACGGGATATGTTAATTTTGGCTTGTATGATTTCTCTCTTTAGGGTACAACAGAAACCTCTaaagcctcttttttttttgttgagaaacctcTAAAGCCTCTTGAAAATGGTGCATAATGGTCCCTTTAATACTTGATGTAAGCAGGCAGAAATCTGAGCACATATAActttatagaatttaaaataCTCCACGATTTTTTATCAATGAAACCTTGATTGAGTGGTAGTCGATCTTCTATCAATCGTCACTAGATCGAAAGGCAGTTGAGTACAATTAGTCTTGCTTTTCTTGAGATGTTTCTTATACAATCTAGCTTGAACTTGATTTGATCGTCGTGGACAAATTAAAGACACAAATGACATTTTATATTGTGATGAAACTTGCCATCAATAAACTTGACATTTTAATTGGGGTCAATTTTGAGTATGTAGAAAAAGTAACCAACAATTATTTTGAATGTAAGCTAATATTTTGTAGTTACGTGCtctaataaagtaataagtCTTTTATGCATTCAATATATGAGAGACCagattgatttattcacttgtTACAAAAGCTATTGAATAGGTTCATCAAAATGGAGGACACACTTGTGAacattgatatttgatttttgttgttttggagtGAAAAGTGAAGAGGCCAGAGGGTCaacttaattattatttttattttgttaaatacattttttgttCTATCAACATCCACGAATGAGCTGTCCAATGTAATTTTCTACAAGAATAAGTACAATCATTGAAAgcaataataaagaaaatatttctctAGCATTATTGttaacaaaacaacaaaatgtcCGGCAGCATTGAATATTAGGAAAACAAAGAATTAGAGAAGGGATGCATCATACATAAAGACAAAAATCTGCGTAAGTTACCAATTCTATTTCTTGTTCATCTATTTAAACACAAGACCTGGTCCTCATGTCTACTCACTCTTAATTTTCAACTAGAAATTTCTTGCGCGCTTAGCTAGTCATGGCAATTAAGGTTCATGGGGCTCTATTTTCCACGTGCACCGCACGAGTTTTGATTTGCCTCTGCGAGAAAGGCCTTGATTATGAGCTCCTGCCAATTGACATGGTTGCTGGTGCCCACAAACAACAGCCATTTCTTTCACTAAATGTGAGAGCTCCATTAAAATCTTTTcctgttttttgttgttgttgctgaaTCTTATTTTGCTCTCTTGGGTTACTTATTATATCAGTTGCTATTGCTATGTTTCAGAAAGTACTTTTAGAAAGATAataacaaagattttttttacccttttacTTCAATTTCACTTTCAGCCATTTGGCGAAGTACCTGCTTTCAAAGATGGCGAAGTTAGTCTTTTTGGTAAGTTTTTTGAACCAAAGACTCTTCCACGACATTTGGTATGAGAAATCCAATCAGTAATATACCCTTCGATATTCAACTTCTTGAGAACTGATGGGTGAAATGGCAATTATGCAGTTATGCTCACATTTGGTTTAATTAgaaatcttataaatttttatcaCCACGTATCATTAGCGTGATGATCACTCCGCAAGGATAAATTCTTGTCGAGAGCCAAATATTTGGTTTAACAATCtatctttttaagttttattggtttttatttttagaaattctAATGAATTATGTAgtctttctaaaatatttttagattcttaaaaaaaaaaattggttgagAAAAATGTTCATAAACTTAATGTGAACGATATTATCCATTATTTTTTAGGTGGCttcttacaaataaaatatgttgGATAAATCAAACTTAGGTTCAACGAAAGAATTTTTATTGTGTAACAGGAGAGAACTCTCCTTGTAGTGTGAATGCATTTCAATAGTGTTCTAAAATCTGAAGTGTAAAGAATGAGCAGATATTAGACAATAGGTATATTTTTCTTAGACACGGTATTAAACCAAGAGTGTTGttttcacattaaaaataataatttcccaAGTCAGAGGAATATGGATTACCccacatttttaaaaagtaatccAAATTCACAAAAACAAAGGGGTGAGTTTCTGTGGGTATCCAAATGCTCATAGTCCCTTGCATATATTTGGATTCCCTTAAGGATTCCTTGTCtttttgcaaccaaacatggaaAATGTTCCGAAATTCTTGCTAATTTTCAAGAATTCTATAAGATTACCTCGAATCAAACATTTCATCAAGTTACGGTTCTATAAGCCAATAATATTAAATCATGCATAATTTGGTCTTACTAATCGTGTGGTAAATACTGCTCTGACTAGAATCAAGGGCAATTAACCGGTACTTAGCACGCAAGCACAAGGACATTGGGACTGATCTCCTCCTATCCAATAGCTTAACACAGTCTGCCCTTGTGGAGACATGGATGGAAGTGGAGGCACATAAATTTGACAGTCCAAGTTCAGTAATTCTTCGACAAATAATTGTCATTCCAAAGTATGGGAAAGCTCCTGATGAGCAAGTTATTGAGACTGAAATGGAGAAGCTAGGAAAAGTTCTGGACGTGTATGAGGAGCGGTTGTCTAAATCTAAGTACCTTGCTGGAGAAAATTATAGCTTGGCTGATCTGCATCACATTCCTCACCTTGTTTACTTCATGAAAACTAGCAAGGCCAGTGCCATCACTTCTCGTCCCCATGTTAGTGCTTGGTGGAATGACATTTCCTCGAGGCCTGCCACTGTTAAAATTTCAGCAACCATGTCCCTTTTATGAGGATGAATTGAAGGGTGTCAAACTCAAACTATCAATATGTAATAACTCAGTAACTACCTTCCTTTTGTTGCTAAGCAATAATAAGCATATGCCACAATTCGAGAAAGAGCTAGTTgcatctatatttttattatatttatgtatttcTAATCAACTTAGTACAATCTTGCAAAATATCACATCGTCCAAATCTGCATAATCTAAAGTATTGCAATCTCCCTCACATAAATTCCTAATACCCTCCCTCATTATGTTGACTTGCCTTTGATCAACATGATCTTATTAGATTGGTATTGATAACGATTTATCGCAACCTAAAAAAAGTACTCAAATGACATATACACAACTATTATGCTCCCTTCCCTTGGGTTGTAAATGGTATTATGGTCAATTTGGTAAGGCCATGTGACTCGAGAATATTACAGTGTAACATGGACATATCAAGGACATTAGAGATTTAAGTGATGAGATTATCATATCCATATTTTATGGATTTGATTGTTATTGAATAATAAATGCATAATATGGGCAGGTGTTGAATCCCATTTACATTGGGAATATACTAAGTTGACATAAACTATATAagtggataatttttttttttttttttttttaaaaccttctATCATACATTTATACTAACCATTTTGAAGTACAGCACTGATACGAACCTCCCACAAAGTGTGACAACATGTTTGAGTAACATATATGCAGCTGACTTGCATTTATGTATGATGTTATCCTTTTCTTGTAATTAATAAATTGCAtgctatctttctttctttaattatttgtaataataaatttttttttttttatagtttaatagTTATAAACAATGGCAAATggaagatttgaattttgattcttcttataaattaaaaatgacaaTACTATTTggactacaaaatttttaactttaagTGATTATGATTAGAACAATGTgttgggccttttttgcaaatgttgggctGGGTCGCCTCCTGCTACACTTGGCCCCAAAGTTTTCTAgatcagggagttgggaccggtccaatagcaaccctccttggtccggcttgtgTGCAAACGATGAGTCCAAGCCCAAAGGAAGACACTGCAAAGTGGGCATATCTTCTATTTCATCCGTTGAAAGAacttttttcaagtttttgccGCAGGTCTTACTTTTCTGCTATGCAGTAAAACTGTCTGCCGTGCAGTAAAACTGTTTGCTGTAAAGCCTTCTGCTGTGTAATAAAGCTGTCTACTGTGCATTAAAGCTGTCTGCTGTAAGGCCTTCTGCTGTGCAACAAAGCTGTCTGATGTGCATTAAAGTCGTCTGTTGTAAAGCCTTCTGCTGTGCAATAAAGCTATCTACTGTGAATGACTACTCTTCATTTTCTGCAAAAAATACTTTTCTACTTTCTGCacgtaaacaaatctaaaacccaaagaaaataccaGTCAAGCAAGTGTTAGCttacatgggttagcatattctcaaatatatacatacatatattcataaatatacttatacaTATACGCATATACatctataaaatatattctgCAGAACATGAGAGATAagttatatgtgtgtgtgtgtgtgtgtatatatatatatacttatggtAGGATAATTGGTCAAAAGTAAAACAcgtaataacaaaaataaataagaaagtttcGGCAGGAAAGGTTTAGCTAGTATAATAGCTAGCAcggtaaatacaataaaaaaggTGCTACAGCAGAATAACTAGTACAACAAGTAAAAATACCACAGTAGGCCAATTGATGCAGCAGACGTGAGAAAAACATGCTACCGCAGATTGACTAAATACAGTAGATATAAGTTATAATGAgagaaaacaaatatatttgcaattgaAATGAAGTATTGAATTTTcccatagaataagtaaaccaagaaggaacccaaaccccaacttGAACAACCTTGTTATAGGCTCCtgccatcaaagttgtgcattttggagaataggccTAAATGACTACTAGCTATTACTTTTTGGAAACTTCAAAGAATGGGTTTGTtaagagggagggaaaagatggtctattgatgcatgcccctattcctgccatgtttttttttatttttaccactttctttctttctctccattcttttttacttttaatttccTTACTACTCTCTTGCTGTAAGTTGTTTTTCTCACTTGGGTCTTTTCCTTTAGGTGCTTCCTCTCTTGGGTCCCCTTCCTATTGAGTCTCCCGTGCTTACTACCTCTCCTCTTCTCATCCATGACTACCTCCTTTTATAATGAGCTAATTCAATGAGATTTCTTCATTTTACCCCTAGGGCTTCaccaattgtttttggtttgttgtggGCATCCATTCAGGACTACCCACTGACCCATTGGTTGCCTTGACCACTGCCATTGCTCAGTTTGTTTGCTGCACCATTACTCATTTCAcgataaaattcatttttgtttgttcttgctaTATACCTTTATCTCTAGGTTCAAACGGGTAAGAATTGGGCTACCTCAATACCTAGCTCTATGGTATGCATCAAATGGTCCCAACCAAGGTtctcaaaatcgggatcctacgtgAGATCGTTGAAGGTAGGTGGGATCGTGaatcgtaggatcggatcgtaaatcgtaagatcctacatattttcagatttaaagcaaaaaacacattgataatgactttatatgttgaataattacataaattataaattcatccacaaaaaactaagatttgcatcatatgatATTTATACTAacgaaataaatatatttaagttttgatccaatgtatttaaaaagttcaataaatgtttaaaaagcaaccaaataccaaaatattaatcaaaacatatggaaaatattttctaagttctaagttccaagtttgaaatccaaaataaattagcaaatggaaactagctaactacaatatgaaatccaaaagtaaaatgaatattaaggtgaagtgaacatttaattattctcaTTCCAAGGTTCTTATAACTACcgtcctaaattcctaatcatcATCACCTATTTCATCATCTATGtagacattatatatttgtatactagaactataaaagacatcaagatacaATGTCACACTCAACTATTCAAGTTATACCACTCAATAACAATTAAAGAGCAtactcaaaaaaatcaatcaatcaatatacaaatacaagcatagctgataaaattatatatatatatatatatatatatatatatatatatatattagtaatatTAGGAGATGAATAACAAATGTAGAATTAGTTTCCTAGTAAATATATCTAAAACCCAACTCTCATGACATGAACATTATTACTTTTGATGATTTAGGATAATAGTTCACACCTCACAAGGTCTTCTATAAAACTCTAGTGTTTGGTTGTAGAAGGGGAGCCACATATATTCATGTTAGAGTTTGCAACCGCTAGAGAAATTGCTTGAaagattaaactcaaaattgttGCTCGCGATTTCTAAACAGTATGGAACTTTCCaaagaacatatataaagaCTCATTATTATAGAAGTCTAAATATTTTATCACTAATCAGCAGCTATAAAATGATCAAacaaactcaataaaaaaaaaaattagataaaaaaaaacccaaaaatttatgttgttggtaggatcggtaggatcctatacgatcctacgatcctataCGATCCTACATGATCCTACATACGATCCTAGTATTTTTACGATCCTAGTGCGATCTTAAACGTTTTGAtgaggtgggatcgtaaaatcgtgccATCCTACGATATggatcgcgattttgacaactatgGTCCCAACCATCTACtacttcttttgggtaagaTACTATCCCAGCAAGGTATACCCTCAAAAGAAGTTATGgcaggaaaccaaatatagaccccTCTTTTTCCCCCACCACTaaaccacaccctctgaatCTCCTTGACCGTAGGCCACCTCTCttgtattggttgggtacaggttggtggtgctcCGGCCTTTCTGTTTTTGTCTCCTTTCGTTCCCACGTCGTTTCTGCCATAGCAGATTAGTTCGGTTTCGTCCTGCTGcgtgttttttgtcttatttcttcatgcATTCCTGCtgcatttgtcattttttttgtttgacttttcttttcttcttgtgaTTCTTGCTGCTGACACTTTCTGCtgttccttgtttcttttcatcgtACTTCTTCATATTAGCTTTCACGCTTATCTTCTTTATCCAAAAGGATTTGGGCCTTTGTGGGTCAAataatgttgattggatcaaaAGGGTCTTGGGCCCAATCTGCCGAAGCCATTCTGTTAGAGAACTGTATTTTGCGGTAAAGCTGTATTCTACGGTAGATTTGTATTTTGCGGCAGATTGatacttctttctttggaccttacttttcattgggctttcctTCGGATGGGCTTTTGCGTCTTGCAACTTATCGGGCTTTCTTCCTCATAGGCTTTTGGGTATGGATTTGCAAAAATGGGCATCGGCAAACAGTAGAACAACCAATATTTAATAAGTTATATATGGATTTTATATAGTCTATATAATggatatcatatactatataataaaagtttagCTTAAAAGCCGTGGTTGTGCTAAGTGACTGCACTAAATTGCAgacatttttttagaatttttaaaacattaatattttttttttgtacttatcttcttctcctataatttttaaattattaaaaaccttaatttgattataatttaaaCGCTCCAtctaatctttttattattataatttataagttgataaaattttttaatttgaatacaattcaaactcttcatctaatatttttttttaaaaattatattactatgtgtaaaaaaaacatctaaaaaacaaaaaacaacaacaatcctcatctattcctttttttaaatttaaattatattacttcatgtaaaaataaaaaacaacattacccataaaaaaaaacatagaaacatattcaacaacaaaatcttcCTCTTCatacatgactttttttttagataattatttttcataccgatttaccaaaaatgtttttggataaaggtaaaaaaaaattgtaaataaggtaataaatatttgagtttaaagtaaacaccttctctttcttctaaaaaaaaaaagtatttatatataataaacatttgttcttcttaaaaaaacgtttgttttttttattttttttggttataaaagaaaagtttccttttttcaataaaaaatgttttcttttttctttctatttgaaaactcacttagtgtataaaacaGTTGTGAATGTTTAAActcccaaaaacaaaatatccaatacaagcttatatttaaacaatatatttgcaaaatatgaaatataagcaatacccaatttggcaaactactttaacacataattaatcacaaacacaacagtaattaatggttaaagagtaagggaagagagatgcaaacacaagataacaccggcatgtgttatcgaagaggaaactgaagaactcggcaaaaaatcTCAcagccgccctccaagcggtaaatgatccactagaaaatcagttgggatacatgaatagcaatagacactccaagcctaatctacccaatgcacctaagccctcccagcttcttgctccaacaaggttacgcCTCGTGTATTCTCTAGCTTACCTGATCCTGCAATTAActcattgcatcaaccaatatgaattggttttctcttgaactgcttcccaaacgCCAAGTACCTTCTCACTACTCTGAATTTggtgaggtaaggatttggTTTATGATCCTGTCATAGGTATGACAATGgggagggtgagagtagaggaatttggagaattaaatgtataagattgtggatgaatcaatcttatttttctttagggtttctctctcaaaattttctctagaagctctctacattttgtgggtataagggtatttatagtagggtatgagatggaatgtgaaaagtcagttttcagcaaaacagGGTGCACTGGTGACTTACTTCATGACTGGGATGAGTCGTGAGTTACCAAAATGACCAGACtatactttttgtcctgtagtgatcTAGCTATCATAACCCTTCAACTTcatgcatgcttcacacgtgtgccacAGTTTGACGAGTCACCACTCGCGAGTCAATCGCGAGTTCTAGTAGCGAAACACATTTTGTTGCACACACTTGATCAAatcttcacactttctcacacataacccttacattattcccacctaaatacagggtttctaaatgctaaattacaagtaaatttggcacggaataaaaccaacacatagttgaataaattcaactttacactattcatatgaccttttttttaattcactttTTATGGGATATATGAGATAGCAACAAAcaaattgattagaaatcttaattccaacaggatttaaattctatatcaaatgaaactacctatatatatatgtatatctttTTTGAAGTGAAGTTTATTCCAATATGTGAATGCCTAAATCCCATGACAAGTATgcattttttcttcattattaattttttcattttgtttaagctatttttctttaacttcaaaaaaattaataaaaacttctcACATACGTTTTAATCCACTTCATAATATTAAACTTTTGTACTTATTTATTCTCTTCTACAATAATTGGTTCAAGTTTTAGTTACATACTCACACTTTCATCTCTCAAAGTGATTAAGAAAATAAACAGGTttattctttgttatttttctaaatttatatcttaatttgtaatttgtcttaatttcttaattttaaattatgaataatgTTGATTGTATTCTTTATATTGAATGTAAACTGTTGTTGTGGGGACTTGAGGATCGAGGAAGAATAGAATTGTCGTGACCATCATCTGTCCTTCAAGTGGAAGCCCTCTAAGCTCGAGGAGTGGGTTTGCCCAAGGATAGGGTGGGAAGAGACAAAATACTTCCCAGAAGTCTAAGTGGAGAGAAtgatgttgagagagagagtcaagGTAGTTGAAAGAAGTTTCTTGTGAAAGCTCACCTATTGCCTTCGCATTAAATGACTGGCAACaactttatcagctgcattgatgaggaaatgacccctgaatagtagattCATAGCAAAGCAGCTTCTTTTACCACTTTCAATAGAAGTATAGTGAGACAAGTGTCCTGAGGAGGGCCTAGAGGATTGCAAATGGAGGGATAGGATGCAAGAAGCTGAGGAGTATATAAAGGAAGGGAACTTCTAGATGaaggaattcaaaaaaaaaaaaatcaagcaaaagAGATTAGGACTACAAcagtgatagagagagagaagaaggacAATATTTATCTCAGCATAAGAACATCATCCTCGGGCGAGCTTGAAAAGAACCTTCAATATATTTAACTTGAACTTTGGTTCATCCCCTTCATGTTTGAATCTTCGGACTAAGTTCAACTTGTTTTTATCCACTCTCTCTTACCAAATATCTATTAGTTTGGGCCTTGTGAGGTGGTACAAAAtccactattctaagtgggttTGGGCCACTGAGTTTTGTGTTCTTACAGTTGTTTATAGGTTTTTAGTAATGTTATattctttggaaaaaaaataaaagagtttatataaatttggcaacaaagctAAATAGATAAGCCTAAGAAATGTTTACCAATAATAGTTTtattagtaactttttattaatatgattaaaaaattttttttttgactagAGAGGTAATTTATTAACGTGATTTAAACTctactaaaacttttttaagggattggtttaaaaaaaattcaaagtaattttctaattattaactaCTATGTACTAACTTCTAACTACCAATACCTACAATTGAAATACTAATCTATATGAGATATCACTTTCAAAGATTAATATCTTAGCTATTATATATtaatgctgattttttttttaataaaacaaggGTTTTCTTCCTCCCTGCAAAATAAAGGAATTATAACAAGAATTAGTTAGACAGAGATAAGACTACACCGCCTCTTTTCtataataaatgttaaattcatatcatttttcatgcatatacacacGCTACACGAATGAATTATAACAAGAATTAGCTAGACATGGATAAAACTACATTACctcttttctacaataaatattaaattcagataatttttcatgcatatacacacacatgtagcaTGCAACGCATAGaacttaaattttaagtttaaacttaaacttaaacttggTAGGGTGAAACTCACTCAAGTTTCAGTgtcttcttccatgctttcaaggACAAAGATTAAATTCTCATGTGAGTCTCTCtcaacttcaaatttttaaatggttaataatttatattattcttaattattgaattgaggtTTCACTTAAACATGATctcaattatttatttggatggttttaaactattaaattcaaaggttttccatttaaatatacgtgattaattgagccttaaagttcaatgtattattgaaaatcattatatatatatatatatatatatgcatattatGATACCTTAATTTCACACAATATGCATTTATTATgcaacttaaaagtaaaatattcatttattttaaataaattaataataaaaattatttacatataaattttgattaagtCATGCATCGCACGGGCATAAGGCTAGTATTCTACTATTACTAATCAATAAGTTTCTTTCTGTTGGCCATCAttcaactcaaaatttaaaacttataaatgaATACGTATCAGAATTGAATATAGTAgggtttttcttcttcctttttttcctaTTCCTTTCAAACCTCTCAAAGTTTCAGGTCCTATTTTGCAACAACGTTTGCTAGTTTTCTTTAAATGTCGTGGAGCGGCCCATCCAGAGAGATAGTGCAATCTTTAGTATCGAGTGGACTTTCTCAGTATCTCATACAAACACAATACTGGGCTTATGCATTgctaaaagaaaaatctatCGGCCCCGGTTGCATTTACTTTCAATCTGTTGggcttattaaaaaaaaatcatatacttatatttttgcataaaaacctattttatctattttacataattatttttaaaaatactaatatgaaattatttattaatttattttacaatgtatttcattaaaatttttttttttactctcttgaatcatatctctctctttgttcaTCTGAATAAAGAAGTATTAAAAAATAGATTCGCATGTAAATAGTAAGAGTATTCACATTAACCTGTCTAAATTTTTCTGTATATTTTAGCATAATAACctactttttttctattttacaaaatcaattttaaagaaCACATACATTAGATTATCTATTATacacaatattttatataaataatcatttttatttttttttttttccattcattggtttctctctctctctctctctctctctctccttcttgtCTTCTTCGTCGCTTCTTTTTGTCTTCTTTGCAATATGACTTTGATGATTTCTTTATGGATTGATGAGTTTGGGATCTTGGTTTAGGATGAGTTTGACAAAGGAATAGTCAAGGAAGAGGGTAtgggaagagagagaatcagaTGTGAGAAGTAAGGAGATAATCGAATGGAAAAGGTGAGACAAAAAATAAGATATAAAGTTACAGTAACCTtataaatatacacaattaCTATAGCAAA
It encodes:
- the LOC142626202 gene encoding glutathione S-transferase F13-like codes for the protein MAIKVHGALFSTCTARVLICLCEKGLDYELLPIDMVAGAHKQQPFLSLNPFGEVPAFKDGEVSLFESRAINRYLARKHKDIGTDLLLSNSLTQSALVETWMEVEAHKFDSPSSVILRQIIVIPKYGKAPDEQVIETEMEKLGKVLDVYEERLSKSKYLAGENYSLADLHHIPHLVYFMKTSKASAITSRPHVSAWWNDISSRPATVKISATMSLL